A single region of the Prochlorococcus marinus str. MIT 0917 genome encodes:
- the kdsA gene encoding 3-deoxy-8-phosphooctulonate synthase has product MRKSNKDITVGYGEVTPVKIGLGYPLVLIAGPCAIESYDHTFLMAGLISKICKKLGIQWIYKSCYDKDCRSSPQSFHGVGLEEGLEILSAVRKEFNVPVVSDFSDASWAKATGKVCDLVQVPAYLCRQSSILKAAAETGRPVHLKKGQFISPWNIKNSVRKLELFGCKQILITDRGTFFGYNQLVNDMTCFPIMKRSGYPVCFDATHSIQLPTSMGNISGGQREFIPCLVRSAVACGINALFMEVHDNPSQALSDPNTVLDIQYLEIILKQSQEIHNLRLKQLKTYGEDNVHTKK; this is encoded by the coding sequence ATGAGAAAATCAAACAAAGATATAACTGTTGGCTACGGAGAGGTAACTCCGGTAAAAATAGGCCTTGGATATCCACTTGTTCTCATCGCTGGACCCTGTGCGATTGAATCTTATGATCATACTTTTCTAATGGCAGGTCTAATTTCGAAAATATGCAAAAAATTAGGAATACAATGGATATATAAATCTTGTTATGATAAAGATTGTCGATCTTCGCCTCAAAGTTTTCATGGAGTTGGATTAGAAGAAGGACTTGAAATACTTTCAGCTGTTAGGAAAGAATTCAATGTTCCTGTTGTATCAGATTTCTCAGATGCTTCATGGGCAAAAGCAACAGGTAAGGTTTGTGACCTAGTACAAGTTCCAGCTTATTTATGTCGTCAATCATCGATCCTAAAAGCTGCAGCAGAAACAGGAAGACCTGTACACCTAAAGAAAGGACAATTTATTAGTCCTTGGAATATAAAGAATTCTGTTCGCAAATTAGAGTTATTTGGATGCAAACAAATTCTAATAACTGACAGAGGAACATTTTTTGGATATAACCAATTAGTAAACGATATGACTTGTTTTCCAATAATGAAGCGATCTGGTTATCCAGTTTGTTTTGACGCAACTCATTCAATTCAGTTGCCAACTTCTATGGGCAATATTTCCGGAGGACAAAGAGAATTCATACCATGTCTAGTACGATCAGCAGTTGCTTGTGGGATTAACGCTCTTTTCATGGAAGTTCATGACAATCCAAGTCAGGCATTATCTGACCCTAATACAGTTTTGGACATTCAATATTTAGAAATTATACTTAAGCAAAGCCAAGAAATTCACAATCTTAGATTAAAACAACTCAAGACTTATGGAGAAGACAATGTTCATACAAAAAAATAA
- a CDS encoding NUDIX domain-containing protein, producing MLTKKLPEEIWRTCVDSIPIFGIDMIIFSRRYGVLMGYRINNPAKGKLFVPGGRIYKNERIIDAFNRILLSETGLTFPFNKTTSMGLYEHFYNVTYWSTLESSTHYIIEARLIEVEQENIKLNINLNEQHSNFEWISLEDMASKAIHSYSKMYLNKIKDLKFN from the coding sequence ATGCTTACAAAAAAATTACCTGAAGAGATCTGGAGAACCTGTGTAGATTCAATACCAATATTTGGTATTGATATGATTATATTTTCCCGAAGATATGGAGTGTTAATGGGCTATAGAATTAATAATCCAGCAAAAGGTAAACTTTTTGTCCCAGGTGGAAGAATTTATAAAAACGAAAGAATTATAGATGCTTTTAATAGAATATTACTAAGTGAAACAGGTTTAACTTTCCCCTTTAATAAAACGACTTCAATGGGTTTATACGAACACTTTTATAATGTTACATATTGGTCTACCTTAGAAAGCAGTACCCATTATATTATAGAAGCAAGATTAATTGAAGTTGAACAAGAGAATATTAAACTAAACATAAATTTAAATGAGCAACATTCAAATTTCGAATGGATTTCTCTGGAAGATATGGCATCAAAGGCTATTCATTCCTATTCAAAAATGTATTTAAATAAAATCAAAGATCTAAAATTTAATTAA
- a CDS encoding CBS domain-containing protein, whose protein sequence is MFIQKNNLLVKDVMLSNDNFPIVSANHITKEVIDKMNHFRIGIACIVSNKMRLEAVFCDGDLRRTIINNQQTLSSFFIDDIVNYAVKNYKFVNEKTTLLDAVKLMGKLKIWDLPVINSKSELKGLLHLHPAVLSLLNERIIESK, encoded by the coding sequence ATGTTCATACAAAAAAATAATCTCTTAGTAAAAGATGTCATGCTATCGAATGATAACTTTCCTATTGTCTCAGCGAATCATATTACGAAAGAAGTAATAGATAAAATGAATCATTTTAGAATAGGTATAGCATGTATAGTTTCAAATAAAATGAGACTAGAAGCTGTTTTTTGTGATGGTGATTTAAGAAGGACAATTATAAATAATCAACAAACTCTTTCTTCTTTTTTTATTGATGATATAGTAAATTATGCTGTAAAAAATTATAAGTTTGTGAATGAAAAAACTACTTTGTTAGATGCTGTTAAGTTAATGGGTAAATTAAAGATTTGGGATCTTCCTGTAATCAACTCAAAGTCTGAATTAAAGGGTCTACTTCATTTGCATCCTGCCGTTTTAAGCTTATTAAATGAAAGAATAATAGAATCAAAATAA
- a CDS encoding DegT/DnrJ/EryC1/StrS family aminotransferase, with protein MNKKIGLASETIPKKHLDRLSEWIKTYPRLTQGEKVIEFESLFAKYIQVNDSTLVNSGSSANLLMATTNLFFKDLRNKKVGIPALSWATTVSPFIQLGYQPYLLDADPINLGINIDNLYKLIKEEDIGTLILVHVLGHNSSVEKILDICEEFDIRLLEDTCQSLGSTISGKSLGSFGLASTFSFFYGHHISTIEGGCLCSNDYEFNQVSKSIRTHGWGRNLDVEFHENLRSKYNTSDFRDLYTFYYPGYNLRSTELNAFLGLMQMSILDEYCSKRSIVFNKYREELSNFWCQESSNDFISSFAYATLVKNPEEVWIHLKKKNIESRPLIAGSIGQQPFWNEYSGKSTSLKYADQIHLYGIYLPVNADIDKSDVQRICTEFKKVAEPYNFI; from the coding sequence ATGAATAAAAAAATAGGTTTAGCTTCAGAAACAATACCCAAAAAACATCTAGACAGATTATCCGAGTGGATTAAAACCTATCCAAGATTGACTCAAGGTGAGAAAGTAATTGAATTTGAATCTTTATTTGCAAAATATATACAAGTAAATGATTCAACTCTTGTTAATAGTGGCTCTTCTGCCAATTTGTTAATGGCAACTACAAATCTTTTTTTTAAAGATCTAAGGAATAAAAAAGTTGGTATACCAGCCTTGTCATGGGCAACAACAGTATCACCATTTATTCAATTAGGTTATCAACCTTATCTATTGGATGCTGATCCTATTAATCTAGGTATTAATATTGATAATTTATATAAGTTAATAAAGGAAGAGGATATTGGAACTTTGATTTTAGTTCATGTTCTTGGTCATAATTCATCTGTTGAGAAAATACTAGATATTTGCGAAGAATTTGATATACGTTTGCTTGAAGATACTTGCCAATCATTAGGCTCTACCATCTCTGGGAAATCCCTAGGATCATTTGGTCTTGCCTCAACATTTTCATTTTTTTATGGTCATCATATTTCCACAATTGAGGGAGGATGTCTTTGTAGCAATGATTATGAGTTTAATCAAGTAAGCAAGTCAATAAGGACTCATGGCTGGGGAAGAAACCTCGATGTTGAATTTCATGAGAATTTAAGATCAAAATACAACACCTCAGACTTTAGAGACTTATATACATTTTATTATCCTGGATATAACTTAAGATCTACTGAATTGAATGCATTTTTGGGCCTGATGCAGATGAGTATTTTAGATGAATATTGCTCAAAGCGATCAATAGTTTTTAATAAATACAGGGAAGAACTTTCAAACTTTTGGTGTCAAGAATCATCTAACGATTTTATTTCAAGTTTTGCCTATGCTACTTTAGTAAAAAATCCTGAGGAGGTTTGGATTCATTTAAAGAAAAAAAATATTGAAAGTAGGCCTCTTATTGCTGGAAGTATTGGTCAACAACCGTTTTGGAATGAATATAGCGGCAAAAGTACTTCTCTGAAATATGCTGATCAAATTCATTTATATGGAATTTATCTTCCTGTTAATGCAGATATAGATAAAAGCGATGTTCAGAGAATATGTACTGAATTTAAAAAAGTTGCAGAACCCTACAATTTTATATGA
- a CDS encoding GDP-L-fucose synthase family protein: MSVLLTGGTGMVGHNIKEHQNASNYCVLSPSRKELDLTNRDQIRSYLKANTPEYIIHAAGLVGGIHANIANPSKFLLENLEIGCNLISEAARIGVKNIINLGSSCMYPKNGPNPLKEEYLLNGLLEPTNEGYAIAKIAAQRLCDYLRIEDNSRNYITLMPCNLYGKYDNYNPKRSHLIASIIVKLHEAKINKDKSVEIWGDGSVRREFMYAKDFADAVWFALPRIKEMPHIINIGRGEDYSIFDYYKKISDILGFEGTFTFDLRKPTGMKQKLLDVKKINDLGWYPMHDLELGIKKTYAHYLDCHR; the protein is encoded by the coding sequence ATGAGTGTTCTTCTAACAGGAGGAACTGGAATGGTTGGACATAATATAAAGGAGCATCAAAATGCCAGTAATTATTGTGTTTTATCTCCTTCTCGTAAAGAACTAGATTTAACTAATAGAGATCAAATAAGAAGTTATTTGAAGGCAAATACTCCAGAATATATTATTCATGCAGCTGGATTGGTTGGTGGAATTCATGCAAATATCGCAAATCCCTCAAAATTTCTATTAGAGAATCTTGAGATAGGTTGTAATCTAATATCTGAAGCGGCAAGGATAGGAGTAAAAAATATTATTAATTTGGGAAGTTCTTGCATGTATCCTAAGAATGGTCCTAATCCATTAAAAGAAGAATATTTATTAAATGGTTTGTTGGAGCCAACGAATGAAGGTTATGCAATTGCTAAGATAGCTGCACAAAGATTATGTGATTATTTAAGAATAGAAGATAATTCGAGAAATTATATTACTTTAATGCCTTGTAATTTGTATGGTAAATATGATAATTATAATCCTAAACGCTCTCATTTAATTGCTTCAATAATAGTTAAACTACATGAGGCTAAAATTAATAAAGATAAATCAGTTGAGATTTGGGGAGATGGCAGTGTTAGAAGAGAATTTATGTATGCTAAAGATTTTGCTGATGCAGTTTGGTTCGCTTTACCTAGGATAAAGGAAATGCCTCATATAATTAATATAGGTAGAGGAGAGGATTATTCGATTTTTGATTACTATAAAAAAATCTCTGATATTTTAGGCTTTGAAGGTACTTTTACATTTGATTTAAGAAAACCTACTGGAATGAAGCAAAAGTTGTTAGATGTTAAGAAAATAAATGATTTAGGTTGGTACCCAATGCATGATTTAGAATTAGGAATTAAAAAAACATATGCTCATTATTTAGACTGTCATCGATGA
- a CDS encoding DUF2214 family protein, whose protein sequence is MVFGLVLPVDLFKSATVAYIHYLSFMLCFGALIFERISLKPNPNRDEAISMVAADIIYGIAGVALLVSGVYRVIKFGQGSEFYTQNPIFWTKIIVFALTGSLSLYPTITYILWAIPLSKGTLPQVNENLVLRLRLIINVELIGFASIPFLATLMARGVGLG, encoded by the coding sequence ATTGTGTTCGGATTGGTTTTGCCAGTGGATTTATTTAAATCTGCTACCGTTGCTTATATCCATTATCTAAGTTTTATGCTTTGTTTTGGGGCATTGATTTTTGAACGAATTTCATTGAAGCCTAATCCAAATAGAGATGAGGCAATATCAATGGTGGCTGCTGATATTATCTATGGAATTGCAGGAGTTGCTCTTTTGGTTAGTGGTGTTTATAGAGTTATTAAGTTTGGTCAGGGTTCAGAATTTTATACTCAAAATCCTATCTTTTGGACAAAGATTATTGTTTTTGCTTTGACCGGCTCTCTATCGCTCTATCCAACAATTACTTATATATTATGGGCAATCCCTTTGAGTAAGGGAACTCTGCCTCAAGTCAATGAGAATCTTGTTTTAAGGTTAAGGCTGATAATTAATGTCGAATTAATAGGTTTTGCTTCAATACCTTTTCTAGCGACACTTATGGCTAGAGGAGTGGGATTAGGTTGA
- a CDS encoding tetratricopeptide repeat protein: MELTEKETDQKQKVPELKTFAVPFTLGEVKENITININSPYKPSKEELIKKAFKFHSEGNIPEAVKYYQIFINQGFEDYRVFSNYGIILKGFGKLKEAEISYRKAIELNPDFADSHLYLGNILSDLNYLEEAELSTRKAIQLNPNLTEAHSNLGNVLRDLGNLKEAEISYRKAIELNPKFPEAYSNLGNIFSDLGKLKEAETLYRKAIELNPDFADVHCNLGILLRDIGKLKQAEISTRKAIELRPEWGEAHHNLSSILLKLKQFKEGWNHFEWRWKMSNSKLSIGKKLRTTKPVWTIESKGRVLLWPEQGVGDEIFFSSMIPELEKKVDHLIVMADKRLIAIFKRSFDRRIVYVNKDSYVEEDKYDFQIPMGSLPKIFRENEESFKRVPENYLKVDDIKASNIRNRIQNPNYEKIVGISWKTIAKAKKSRSLELEELILGIYSPKIKFICLQYGDVEKEVYNLKNKHGVEIELVNDIDKFNDIDGLSSLISACDEIVTIDNSTVILAGAIGSKCNLLIPINSHWYWGLNEIKSYWFPSIKLFRKQNFKTWNEPLKSIKKQINPYK, encoded by the coding sequence ATGGAATTGACTGAAAAAGAAACAGATCAAAAGCAAAAAGTTCCTGAACTTAAAACATTCGCTGTTCCATTTACTTTAGGAGAAGTCAAAGAAAATATTACTATTAATATAAATAGTCCTTATAAACCATCGAAAGAGGAATTAATTAAAAAAGCATTTAAATTTCACTCAGAAGGTAATATTCCAGAAGCAGTAAAATATTATCAAATTTTTATCAATCAAGGCTTCGAGGACTACAGAGTTTTCTCTAATTATGGAATCATCTTAAAAGGTTTTGGCAAATTAAAAGAAGCAGAAATCTCATACCGTAAAGCTATTGAACTTAATCCTGATTTCGCTGACTCTCATTTATATTTAGGAAATATATTAAGTGATCTTAATTATTTAGAAGAAGCAGAATTATCAACTCGTAAAGCTATTCAACTTAATCCTAATTTGACAGAGGCGCATTCCAATCTAGGTAATGTATTGAGAGATCTTGGTAACTTAAAAGAAGCAGAAATATCATATCGTAAAGCAATTGAACTTAATCCTAAGTTTCCAGAAGCCTATTCTAATCTAGGGAACATATTTAGTGACCTTGGCAAATTGAAAGAAGCAGAAACATTATATCGTAAAGCAATTGAACTTAATCCTGATTTCGCTGACGTACATTGCAACTTAGGAATCCTTTTGAGAGATATTGGGAAATTAAAGCAAGCCGAAATATCAACTAGAAAAGCTATTGAGCTTCGTCCTGAATGGGGAGAAGCTCATCATAATCTTTCTTCTATTCTTTTAAAATTAAAGCAATTTAAAGAAGGATGGAATCACTTTGAATGGAGATGGAAAATGAGTAATTCAAAATTGTCAATCGGCAAAAAGTTAAGGACAACTAAACCAGTGTGGACAATAGAATCTAAAGGTAGGGTTTTACTTTGGCCAGAACAAGGTGTGGGTGATGAAATATTTTTTTCATCTATGATTCCTGAATTAGAAAAAAAAGTTGATCATTTGATAGTTATGGCAGATAAGAGACTAATAGCTATTTTCAAAAGATCATTTGATAGAAGAATTGTTTATGTAAATAAGGATAGTTATGTAGAAGAAGATAAGTATGATTTTCAAATTCCTATGGGCTCACTTCCAAAAATCTTTAGAGAAAATGAAGAAAGTTTTAAAAGAGTACCAGAAAATTATCTTAAAGTTGATGATATAAAAGCTAGTAATATCAGAAATAGAATACAAAATCCTAACTACGAAAAAATCGTGGGTATCTCATGGAAAACTATTGCAAAAGCTAAGAAAAGTAGGTCGCTAGAACTAGAAGAATTGATTCTTGGTATTTATTCACCAAAAATTAAATTCATTTGTCTTCAATATGGTGATGTAGAAAAAGAAGTTTATAATTTAAAAAATAAACATGGGGTGGAAATTGAGTTAGTAAATGATATTGATAAATTCAATGATATTGATGGACTCTCATCCCTAATAAGTGCATGTGATGAAATAGTTACGATTGATAATAGTACAGTTATTTTAGCAGGTGCCATTGGTTCAAAATGTAACTTACTAATACCAATTAATTCTCATTGGTATTGGGGATTAAATGAGATTAAGAGTTACTGGTTTCCTTCAATTAAATTATTTAGAAAACAGAATTTTAAAACATGGAATGAGCCATTAAAATCTATAAAGAAACAAATTAATCCCTATAAATAA
- a CDS encoding tetratricopeptide repeat protein translates to MTEGKKDQKQKVQVKTFAVPFALGEIQENITRTINSNSNFSKEKIINKAFKFHSQGNILEAAKYYKYLINQGFKDSAIFFNYGVILKDIGKLKDAEIYYRKAIKINPNFVKAHLNLANILSEVGDLKGAELSIRKAIELKPNQVDGHYNLGIILKELGKLKEAELSNRKAIELNPNLSKLHSNLASVLRELGDLRGAELATRKAIELNPNFANEHYNLGIILKDLGKLKDAELATRKAIKLNPDFAAAYSNLGGILKSLDNLQNAEILTRKAIELNPEYVEAYSNLGLILTDLGKLEGAQRSFRKAIELNPDYADAYFNLSLVELLKGNYVDGLENYEYRFKKKSPSIIHGNPIIRKKIDIDLLKGEKLLIVCEQGLGDTLHYMRYLHYLKNKGLDISFCPQLKLHSLIKSSNIDHNPLTQDQCCKISEGKWIPLLSISKLLGVNPKNPITTKPYIRARQELNYKWAEKLSNETLPIIGIHWQGSPEIEKNGYQGRSIPLETFGTLLKKNNIKFLSLQKGYGSEQLKHCSFRKHFVACQDEIDSILDFEEHAAIINSCDLVISNDSCAATLAGGMGKQVWLLLRDIPHWTWGLEKESTFWYPSMRLFRQKEKNNWTEVLERVSIEFEKINN, encoded by the coding sequence GTGACTGAAGGAAAAAAAGATCAAAAGCAAAAAGTTCAAGTTAAAACATTCGCTGTTCCATTTGCTTTAGGAGAAATCCAAGAAAATATTACTAGAACTATTAATTCTAATTCAAATTTTTCTAAAGAGAAAATAATTAATAAAGCATTTAAGTTTCATTCACAAGGAAACATTTTAGAAGCAGCAAAATATTATAAATACTTGATAAATCAAGGTTTTAAAGACTCAGCAATATTTTTTAATTATGGAGTAATTTTAAAAGATATTGGAAAATTAAAAGATGCAGAAATATACTATCGCAAAGCTATTAAAATCAATCCTAATTTTGTAAAAGCGCATTTAAATTTGGCAAATATATTGAGCGAAGTTGGTGATCTAAAAGGAGCAGAATTATCCATTCGAAAAGCTATTGAACTTAAGCCTAATCAGGTAGATGGTCATTACAATCTGGGAATAATATTAAAAGAACTAGGTAAATTGAAAGAAGCAGAATTATCCAATCGAAAGGCTATTGAACTTAACCCTAATTTATCAAAACTGCATTCCAATCTGGCAAGTGTTTTGAGAGAACTTGGCGACCTGAGAGGAGCAGAATTAGCCACTAGAAAAGCTATTGAACTTAATCCTAACTTTGCAAATGAACATTATAATCTTGGTATAATATTGAAAGATCTAGGCAAATTAAAAGACGCAGAATTAGCTACTCGCAAAGCTATAAAACTTAATCCTGATTTTGCAGCTGCGTATTCAAATCTAGGAGGAATACTGAAAAGTCTTGATAACTTACAAAATGCTGAAATATTAACTCGCAAGGCTATTGAACTTAATCCTGAATATGTAGAGGCTTATTCCAACCTAGGACTAATATTAACAGACCTAGGTAAGTTAGAGGGTGCACAGAGATCATTTCGAAAAGCAATTGAACTCAATCCTGATTACGCTGATGCTTACTTCAACCTATCATTGGTAGAACTTTTAAAAGGTAACTATGTAGATGGTCTAGAAAATTATGAATATAGATTTAAAAAGAAATCACCCTCAATAATTCATGGGAATCCTATTATCAGAAAAAAAATTGATATCGATTTACTAAAAGGAGAAAAACTTTTAATCGTATGTGAGCAAGGTTTAGGTGATACTTTACATTACATGAGATATCTACATTATTTAAAGAATAAAGGTCTAGATATTTCTTTTTGTCCACAATTAAAATTACATAGTTTGATTAAATCTTCAAATATTGATCACAATCCATTGACCCAAGATCAGTGTTGTAAAATTTCTGAAGGTAAATGGATCCCATTACTATCAATATCTAAATTACTAGGTGTAAATCCTAAGAACCCAATTACTACTAAACCATATATTAGAGCGAGACAAGAACTTAACTATAAATGGGCGGAGAAACTTTCTAATGAAACATTACCAATTATTGGAATTCATTGGCAAGGAAGCCCTGAAATAGAGAAAAATGGTTATCAAGGAAGATCAATTCCTCTAGAAACTTTTGGAACTCTTCTTAAGAAAAATAATATCAAGTTTCTTTCTTTACAAAAGGGTTATGGATCAGAACAACTGAAACATTGTTCTTTTAGAAAGCATTTTGTTGCTTGCCAAGATGAAATTGACAGTATTTTGGACTTTGAAGAACATGCTGCAATAATTAATAGCTGTGACTTAGTTATTAGCAATGACAGTTGCGCAGCTACTCTTGCAGGAGGTATGGGCAAACAAGTTTGGCTACTATTGCGTGATATACCTCATTGGACTTGGGGACTTGAAAAGGAAAGTACTTTTTGGTACCCGTCTATGAGATTGTTTCGACAGAAAGAGAAGAATAATTGGACTGAAGTTTTGGAGAGAGTATCAATTGAGTTTGAGAAGATTAATAACTAG
- a CDS encoding methyltransferase domain-containing protein has protein sequence MNFQAINSKSLDKCVVCGSDNLQSIFNLSNIFLTGYFPLKNETNLIKTPITLNLCNECNNIQMKEKVDPKNMFVNYWYRSSTTNTMKDHLQRIVHNYGIKNGRLFDIGCNDGTLIQFADNFGMEVFGIDPSNAVEEIPNKYKTKVFNDFFNLEFCKTKLLDLNNSFDLVTVISMFYDISKPLEFLTGIKYLLKDTGKAIIEVNYAKDFFQRKNVDMLGQEHLIYYFIKTFEIICRESGLFIHDAYLTEMNGGNITFVITKSNLGKTKNLLKLIEEEIEWLNKFNFKLFENNVKTEFRLFHKWIKEKSNSSKIKILGASTRGALVSQMIKLNSKIIISAVDLQLNKKGRLIPGSNISIEYDPEHDSPDCYLVMPYQFKSEIINRYENFLKDGGELIFYRPKFSIVKFDFEMNKIIEEPIFY, from the coding sequence TTGAATTTTCAAGCTATCAATAGTAAAAGTCTTGATAAATGTGTTGTATGTGGAAGTGATAATTTGCAAAGTATTTTTAATTTATCCAATATATTCTTAACAGGTTATTTCCCTCTAAAAAATGAAACTAATTTGATTAAAACCCCAATCACGCTAAATCTTTGCAATGAATGTAATAATATACAAATGAAAGAAAAAGTTGACCCAAAAAATATGTTTGTTAATTATTGGTATCGATCTTCTACAACTAATACTATGAAAGATCATCTTCAGCGTATTGTACATAACTATGGTATTAAAAATGGTCGCCTATTTGATATTGGTTGTAATGATGGAACTTTAATTCAATTTGCGGATAACTTTGGCATGGAAGTTTTTGGAATAGACCCTTCAAATGCTGTAGAAGAAATTCCAAATAAATATAAGACAAAAGTGTTCAATGATTTTTTTAATTTAGAATTTTGTAAAACAAAATTATTGGATTTGAATAATTCTTTTGATCTCGTAACTGTTATATCAATGTTCTATGATATCTCCAAACCTCTAGAATTCTTAACTGGTATAAAATACCTTTTAAAAGATACAGGAAAAGCAATTATTGAAGTTAATTATGCAAAAGATTTTTTTCAAAGAAAGAATGTAGATATGCTTGGTCAAGAACATTTAATCTATTATTTTATAAAAACATTTGAAATTATATGTAGAGAATCTGGACTCTTTATTCATGATGCATATCTTACAGAGATGAATGGAGGAAATATTACATTTGTTATTACTAAATCAAATCTTGGAAAGACTAAAAACTTGCTTAAGCTAATAGAGGAAGAAATAGAATGGTTAAATAAATTTAACTTTAAATTATTTGAAAACAATGTAAAAACGGAATTCAGACTTTTTCATAAATGGATCAAGGAAAAGTCTAATTCATCTAAAATAAAAATTCTCGGAGCATCTACTCGAGGAGCTTTAGTTTCACAAATGATAAAACTAAATAGTAAAATAATTATCTCAGCGGTAGATCTTCAATTAAATAAAAAAGGAAGATTAATTCCAGGTTCTAATATCTCTATAGAATATGACCCTGAACATGATTCACCTGATTGTTATTTAGTGATGCCCTATCAGTTTAAAAGTGAAATTATAAATCGATATGAAAACTTTTTAAAGGATGGTGGGGAATTAATCTTTTATAGACCAAAATTTTCTATAGTCAAATTTGATTTTGAAATGAATAAAATTATTGAAGAGCCAATTTTTTATTAA